One Dasypus novemcinctus isolate mDasNov1 chromosome 1, mDasNov1.1.hap2, whole genome shotgun sequence genomic window carries:
- the LOC101427991 gene encoding proline-rich protein 23C-like → MSTRPRSPSACPAPWWAPQSAGPGPAQRRRLEEPAGPEPVATPVPVVPGAPGTEHALTSVAVLAEDCALQVPLGRADLVLAPAPSSVLQVSLGDHTLILVPEALVGSLDERSGEGDSPDGLELGFFPDQQGFFCASAPDTDEEDVDSEHLAPWLPAPAGSVAGPHISARRVLSSCSQGPNPEPSASVPNPSSERRSPGPYFNLDFHLRRPFPSSPLQPLPPSPSPDAHQRPQRSLRPPCKARRRLFQE, encoded by the coding sequence ATGAGCACAAGGCCCCGCAGCCCCAGCGCCTGTCCCGCGCCCTGGTGGGCGCCGCAGTCAGCAGGGCCAGGCCCTGCCCAGCGCCGCCGACTTGAAGAGCCCGCGGGCCCCGAGCCAGTTGCCACGCCTGTCCCGGTGGTGCCAGGGGCGCCCGGGACCGAGCACGCGCTCACCTCCGTGGCGGTGCTGGCGGAGGACTGTGCCCTGCAGGTGCCCCTGGGCCGCGCCGACCTGGTGCTGGCGCCAGCGCCCTCGTCGGTGCTGCAAGTGTCCCTCGGAGATCACACGCTCATCCTGGTGCCCGAGGCCCTCGTGGGCTCGCTGGATGAACGGTCAGGAGAGGGCGACTCGCCTGATGGCCTGGAACTGGGCTTTTTCCCGGACCAGCAGGGATTCTTCTGCGCATCTGCCCCAGACACCGACGAGGAAGACGTGGACTCCGAGCACCTGGCTCCCTGGCTGCCTGCTCCAGCCGGCTCCGTCGCTGGGCCCCACATCTCTGCTAGAAGGGTCCTGAGCTCCTGTTCACAGGGCCCCAACCCAGAGCCCTCTGCTTCGGTCCCCAACCCTAGTTCAGAGAGACGCTCTCCTGGCCCCTACTTCAACCTGGACTTTCACCTTCGGAGGCCCTTCCCCAGCTCACCACTCCAACCTCTGCCTCCCTCACCTAGTCCAGACGCCCACCAGCGCCCTCAGCGCTCTCTCCGCCCTCCGTGCAAGGCCCGGAGACGCCTGTTTCAGGAATGA